A segment of the Candidatus Poribacteria bacterium genome:
TCCCTCGAGACCTTCTCCGATGAGAGGCTGCTTGAGGCGGAACGCAGGGGGAGGGTTTATCCGCTTTCGACGATATCCGCCGACGGGAGGAGACTCGTCACCGCGATGCGCACCGGAGAGCGGGAATGGAGCATATTGAGATTCGATCTCGACGAGCCTTCGGTGAAGATCGTCTTCAGCCACAGCGAGATCCCGAACGCTCATCCACAATACCACCGCGGTGGGAGGTATGACCTGCTTATACAGGAAAACACGGGACACCGGATGGATGAAAGGGGCAAGTTTGTCAGGCTCACCGATGAGCTCGGCGCGACGATGTTCATAATAGGTGACGATGGATCGAACCTGAGAAGGCTCAAGATAGGCCGCGATGGTAAGGTGCGCGTACAGGGACATCAATGCTGGTTGGGGGTGAGCGATGAGGTGATAGCCACCCTATCGACAAAGTCGGGGCATCCGGTCGTCAGGATAAAAGCGGGCGATCCGGAGTATAGATTGATCTCGGATAAGGCGCACTTTTGGCACGTCCATTCGAGCCTGGATGGGCGATGGTTCGTCTGCGATATAATCGGGAGCGGCGAGATCGTCGTGGGCTCAGTCGAGACAGGTGAGCATAGGATGATATGTCGTTCGGAGGCGTCATGCGGCGCGTCACAGCACACCCACCCTCATCCGGCGATCAGCCCCGATAGACGCAAGGTGATTTTCAACTCGGATAAAACCGGAATCCCTCAGGTCTACGTCGCCTTTCTGCCTGAGGGCTTTGAAGTATAAAAAGGAGGATGCTGGGATGACGATCATGCTCATACGACACGGTGAAACCGCATGGAACGTGAGGGAAGTCTTCAGGGGCAGGATCGACGTCGAGCTTAATGAAACGGGGGTGAAGCAGGCAGAGCTGCTGGGCGAATATCTCTCCCATGAGAACATACTCGCCGTCTACTCCAGTCCCCTGAAACGAGCTTTAAAAACCGCCGAGATGATAGCGAAGCATCACGATATCGACGTTGAGATCACCGAGGGGTTAATGGACCTCGATTTCGGAGAATGGCAGGGCCTACCGCATGAAACGGTCAAGGAAGGGTATGGAGAGCTCTACCGCAAATGGCTCGAATCCCCTCACGAGGTGAGGATGCCTAACGGTGAGGGCCTGGATGACGTCAGAGAAAGGGGAGTCAGGTTGGTGGAGGAGCTCATAGATGAATATGGCAGCGGGGAAAGCATCATCGCTCTGGTGTCCCATAGGGTGGTGAACAAGGTCCTGATATGTGCGCTGCTGGGATTGGACAACTCCCACTTCTGGAACATAAAGATGGACACATGTGGGATCACGACCTTCGAGTATGAAAAGGGGAGATTTGTGCTCACCAGACATAACGACACCTCCTTTCTGAAATCCCTTGGCAGGGGGAAGACAAGCGATTTTTAATTCGCTCCATCTCAACTCCTGTCAGGCGACCAAGCTGGAGCACGCAAGGGAGATAAGAGAAGCAGCATCTGGATCTGGACTGCTGTTTTGGATGGCAGGAAGGTGATCTTCCAGGTGGGAGATAGGAGCGAAGAAACCTGCCTGCGGTTGTATGATCAGATGCCTTCTGCAGAGAGATATTACACAGATGGTTATGAGGTCTACAATTGGCTTCCCTACAATCGGCGTGAGGTTGATAGGTTTGGCAAGGTGAATCGGAATGAGGGGAGGCATTCTATCTTGAGGGATCGTCTGAAGAGGTTAGCTCGTCGGAGGAAGGGGTATTCTAAGAGTAGGGAAATGCTTGTCGCTTCTCTGGCTTTGGTATGTTTACACTTGGGATGGATTTAATACAATCATGTGTCGAGAACACCGATTTGGTTGGCCTTCAACAGGTCATCAAGCAGATGACAGGAGTTCTGATAGAGGAGATACTTGAGGCAGAAAGAGATGAATTCCTGGGATACCAGA
Coding sequences within it:
- a CDS encoding histidine phosphatase family protein, translated to MTIMLIRHGETAWNVREVFRGRIDVELNETGVKQAELLGEYLSHENILAVYSSPLKRALKTAEMIAKHHDIDVEITEGLMDLDFGEWQGLPHETVKEGYGELYRKWLESPHEVRMPNGEGLDDVRERGVRLVEELIDEYGSGESIIALVSHRVVNKVLICALLGLDNSHFWNIKMDTCGITTFEYEKGRFVLTRHNDTSFLKSLGRGKTSDF
- a CDS encoding IS1 family transposase produces the protein MDGRKVIFQVGDRSEETCLRLYDQMPSAERYYTDGYEVYNWLPYNRREVDRFGKVNRNEGRHSILRDRLKRLARRRKGYSKSREMLVASLALVCLHLGWI
- a CDS encoding PD40 domain-containing protein codes for the protein MNEVIVEQITHPPFGHTVIYPEAPVFTPDSRRFILAELNPDRGRQFCLYDFDARELITLTGEKGATAPSVSPDGRWMYYLVEEGDRLVLKRISLETFSDERLLEAERRGRVYPLSTISADGRRLVTAMRTGEREWSILRFDLDEPSVKIVFSHSEIPNAHPQYHRGGRYDLLIQENTGHRMDERGKFVRLTDELGATMFIIGDDGSNLRRLKIGRDGKVRVQGHQCWLGVSDEVIATLSTKSGHPVVRIKAGDPEYRLISDKAHFWHVHSSLDGRWFVCDIIGSGEIVVGSVETGEHRMICRSEASCGASQHTHPHPAISPDRRKVIFNSDKTGIPQVYVAFLPEGFEV